A section of the Bryobacteraceae bacterium genome encodes:
- a CDS encoding fumarylacetoacetate hydrolase, which yields MKIGQVHWQGRLTAAVFRNGGAHPVPGYTVAELIESAPRKNLSFAQMAAEYAARGGEYLEPAIPVLPREVWASGCTYEMSAAFRDAEHGTREGFYRHVYEAPRPEIFFKGTARVCTGPGGPIGIRSDSEFTAPEPELAVLLGHGGEVLGYTLANDVSAWDIERENPLYLPQSKVYQHCCSLGPWFVTPDELADPYSLEMTCVIRRRGAVLYEGSVSTSKLHRRIETLVEYLLRSNPVPPASVLLTGTGIIVPQEAALQPGDIVEIRVPEIGVLANEAVLV from the coding sequence ATGAAGATCGGACAGGTGCACTGGCAGGGGCGGCTCACGGCCGCCGTGTTCCGCAATGGCGGGGCGCACCCGGTGCCCGGCTACACCGTGGCCGAGCTCATCGAGAGCGCGCCCCGCAAGAATCTCAGCTTCGCCCAGATGGCTGCCGAGTACGCCGCCCGCGGCGGCGAGTATCTCGAACCGGCCATCCCGGTGCTGCCGCGCGAGGTCTGGGCCAGCGGCTGCACCTATGAGATGAGCGCCGCCTTCCGCGACGCCGAACATGGCACGCGCGAGGGCTTCTACCGCCACGTCTACGAGGCGCCCCGCCCGGAGATCTTCTTCAAGGGCACGGCGCGCGTCTGCACCGGCCCCGGCGGGCCCATCGGCATCCGCAGCGATTCGGAATTCACGGCGCCGGAGCCCGAGCTCGCCGTCCTGCTCGGCCACGGCGGCGAGGTGCTCGGCTACACCCTCGCCAACGACGTCTCGGCCTGGGACATCGAGCGCGAAAACCCGCTCTATCTGCCGCAATCGAAGGTCTATCAGCACTGCTGCTCGCTCGGGCCCTGGTTCGTCACGCCAGACGAGCTGGCTGACCCGTACTCGCTCGAAATGACCTGCGTCATCCGGCGCCGCGGCGCCGTCCTTTACGAGGGCAGCGTGTCGACTTCGAAGCTGCACCGCCGCATCGAAACGCTCGTCGAGTACCTGCTTCGCTCCAACCCCGTGCCTCCGGCCAGCGTGCTGCTCACCGGAACGGGCATCATCGTGCCGCAGGAGGCCGCGCTCCAGCCCGGCGACATCGTCGAAATCCGCGTGCCAGAAATCGGCGTTCTGGCCAACGAGGCCGTGCTCGTCTGA
- a CDS encoding UDP-phosphate galactose phosphotransferase — translation MFTRQQEKLRPFLILADLLLVWAAFEAAYTTRVHLPLERLFFLSGPVRALLLVAGLAAWPLAGLWLKVYDGILAAPASRIFLKAAQQSAAAVTGLVILEYIQKLDLSRPFLALWTIYALLGQTAFRLWLGWAQRRRAGAAAARRYVYIGGVSETAMRLARLVEQNREFGLELAGFLSDEPGQVALSRPYPVHSWTELPRLLETRVVDELLFAVDSRQLAQLEDLLLLCEEEGVRTRLHVGFLPHVRGRVDLEHLGAEPLLTFSGAPHDDFRLVIKRALDVILSTAALLVLWPLMLAIALLIRLTSPGPAIFRQTRCGLNGRRFTLYKFRTMVADAERRKAEVAHLNVKKTAFKIPNDPRLTPLGRWLRKFSLDELPQLWNVLKGEMSIVGPRPPVPEEVERYERWQRRRLRMRPGLTCLWTLAGRDEVDFDEWMRLDLEYIDRWSLTLDLEIILRTIPHVLLGRGAH, via the coding sequence GTGTTCACCCGGCAGCAGGAAAAACTCCGCCCGTTCCTGATACTTGCGGACCTGCTCCTCGTCTGGGCCGCCTTCGAGGCCGCCTACACGACCCGCGTCCACCTCCCCCTGGAACGCCTCTTCTTCCTCTCCGGACCCGTTCGCGCCCTGTTGCTCGTGGCCGGCCTGGCGGCCTGGCCGTTGGCAGGGCTCTGGCTCAAGGTCTACGACGGAATCCTGGCTGCGCCGGCCTCGCGCATTTTCCTCAAGGCGGCGCAGCAGAGCGCCGCGGCGGTGACCGGCCTGGTGATTCTCGAATACATCCAGAAGCTCGATCTCAGCCGTCCGTTCCTCGCCCTGTGGACCATCTACGCGTTGCTCGGCCAGACCGCTTTCCGGCTTTGGCTCGGCTGGGCCCAGCGGCGCCGGGCCGGCGCGGCGGCGGCGCGCCGGTATGTCTATATCGGCGGCGTCAGCGAAACAGCCATGCGGCTGGCGCGGCTGGTCGAGCAGAACCGCGAGTTCGGTCTGGAACTGGCGGGTTTCCTTTCAGACGAACCCGGCCAGGTGGCACTGTCACGGCCTTACCCGGTCCATTCATGGACGGAGCTGCCGCGGCTGCTCGAGACCCGGGTCGTTGACGAGCTGCTGTTCGCGGTGGACTCGCGCCAGCTTGCGCAGCTCGAAGATCTCTTGCTGCTGTGCGAGGAAGAGGGCGTCCGCACGCGGCTTCATGTCGGGTTTCTGCCGCACGTGCGCGGCCGGGTGGACCTGGAGCATCTGGGCGCCGAGCCGCTGCTCACCTTCTCCGGCGCGCCCCACGACGATTTCCGGCTGGTCATCAAACGCGCCCTCGACGTGATCCTGTCGACCGCCGCCCTGCTCGTACTCTGGCCGCTGATGCTGGCCATTGCGCTGCTGATCCGGCTCACCAGTCCGGGCCCGGCCATCTTCCGCCAGACCCGCTGCGGTCTGAACGGGCGCCGCTTCACGCTGTACAAGTTCCGCACGATGGTGGCCGATGCCGAAAGGCGCAAGGCGGAAGTCGCCCACCTCAACGTGAAGAAGACGGCTTTCAAGATCCCGAACGACCCGCGCCTGACGCCGCTCGGCCGCTGGTTGCGCAAGTTCTCGCTCGACGAATTGCCGCAGTTGTGGAACGTGCTCAAGGGGGAAATGTCGATCGTCGGACCGCGCCCGCCGGTGCCCGAAGAGGTGGAGCGCTATGAGCGCTGGCAGCGTCGGCGGCTGCGGATGCGGCCCGGACTGACCTGCCTCTGGACGCTTGCCGGCCGCGACGAGGTCGACTTTGACGAATGGATGCGGCTCGACCTCGAATACATCGACCGCTGGAGCCTGACGCTCGACCTCGAGATCATCCTGCGCACGATTCCGCATGTGCTGCTCGGCCGGGGCGCCCACTGA
- a CDS encoding ribosomal RNA small subunit methyltransferase E gives MARRLFYVDEIRAGRAWVRGETAEHLRRVLRAEPGQVYELSDGEAVWLGRIGHCGREEVEFELLAPAALVRAPADVHLLAALVKFDRFEWMLEKATELGVAKITPVASLRSERGLEAAARKRRERWQKILREAGQQSRRVRPPVLEEVLELKDALQSEADQRLWLEEEPGARPILDVLGAAAGRVALLCGPEGGWEERERSAAAAVGWTAVSLGPMILRAETAALAAVAVVMAAKERGG, from the coding sequence ATGGCGCGGCGGCTGTTCTATGTGGACGAAATCCGGGCCGGCCGGGCGTGGGTGCGCGGTGAGACCGCCGAGCACCTGCGCCGCGTGCTCCGCGCCGAGCCTGGCCAGGTGTACGAGCTTTCCGACGGCGAGGCGGTATGGCTGGGCCGCATCGGCCATTGCGGGCGGGAGGAAGTGGAGTTCGAACTGCTCGCCCCGGCGGCGCTGGTGCGGGCGCCGGCGGACGTCCATCTGCTGGCCGCGCTGGTGAAGTTTGATCGCTTCGAGTGGATGCTCGAGAAGGCCACCGAGCTCGGCGTGGCGAAAATCACGCCCGTGGCGAGCCTGCGCTCGGAGAGGGGCCTTGAGGCGGCGGCGCGGAAGCGGCGCGAGCGTTGGCAGAAGATTTTGCGTGAAGCGGGGCAGCAGTCGCGGCGCGTCCGCCCCCCCGTGCTGGAGGAAGTGCTGGAGTTGAAGGATGCCTTGCAGTCCGAAGCGGATCAGCGGCTGTGGCTGGAAGAAGAGCCTGGGGCGAGGCCGATTCTGGATGTGCTCGGAGCGGCAGCGGGCCGCGTGGCGCTGCTTTGCGGTCCGGAGGGCGGCTGGGAGGAGCGGGAGCGGAGCGCCGCGGCAGCGGTTGGCTGGACCGCGGTTTCGCTGGGGCCGATGATCCTGCGGGCGGAGACGGCGGCGCTGGCGGCGGTGGCGGTGGTGATGGCGGCGAAGGAGAGGGGTGGGTAG
- the ruvA gene encoding Holliday junction ATP-dependent DNA helicase RuvA, giving the protein MIAHLRGILLEKHPNQAIVEAQGVGYDVAIPISTFTALPLPGEEVRLKIHTVVREDSIQLFGFLTAEEKTLFEKLITVSGVGPKLALTVLSGIAAPQLAEVIRAADIQKLTRVPGIGRKTAERIVLELRDKIDESPRRAAGAAGAPAVILSQDEADVVSALVNLGAQRAAAETAARRAAQELGGASFEALFRRALELLR; this is encoded by the coding sequence ATGATCGCCCACCTGCGCGGCATTCTGCTCGAAAAGCATCCCAACCAGGCGATTGTCGAGGCGCAAGGCGTCGGCTACGACGTGGCCATTCCGATCTCCACCTTCACGGCGTTGCCCTTGCCGGGCGAGGAAGTGAGGCTGAAGATTCACACCGTCGTGCGCGAGGACTCGATCCAGTTGTTCGGATTCCTCACCGCGGAGGAGAAAACGCTGTTTGAGAAGTTGATCACCGTGAGCGGCGTCGGGCCGAAGCTCGCGCTGACGGTGCTGAGCGGGATCGCCGCGCCCCAGCTTGCCGAAGTCATCCGCGCCGCCGACATCCAGAAGTTGACGCGGGTTCCGGGCATCGGGCGCAAGACCGCCGAGCGGATCGTGCTCGAGCTGCGCGACAAGATCGACGAAAGTCCGCGCCGCGCCGCCGGCGCGGCGGGCGCGCCAGCGGTCATCCTTTCGCAGGACGAAGCCGATGTGGTGAGCGCGCTCGTCAACCTGGGCGCGCAGCGCGCCGCTGCGGAAACGGCCGCGCGGCGCGCTGCGCAGGAGCTCGGCGGTGCGAGCTTCGAAGCGCTCTTCCGCCGCGCCCTCGAGCTGCTGCGATAA
- the ruvB gene encoding Holliday junction ATP-dependent DNA helicase RuvB, giving the protein MPGLMADQNKSRRFVSAEAAPEELQFEAALRPRKLGDFTGQEKVKELLSVTIEAARLRGEAMDHVLLIGPPGLGKTTLAHIIAAELGVPIDLSSGPLLQRKIDLTGILTNLRQRQVFFIDEIHRLMPDVEEVLYSALEDFRIDVVIGQGPGARTHSLPLNRFTGVGATTRQGLLSAPLRSRFGLILYLKHYDVPEMTRIVERAARLLETPIDGDAAEEIARRSRGTPRIANRLLRRVRDYAQVRASGHITLPVARDALDLLEVDRYGLDEVDKKIMLTILEKYGGGPVGLGTIAASTDEEPDTIEEVYEPYLMQLGFLDRTPRGRVATPRAFEYFGVPYRAGWGQNRLF; this is encoded by the coding sequence ATGCCGGGCCTGATGGCAGACCAGAACAAATCGCGCCGTTTTGTTTCAGCCGAAGCGGCCCCCGAGGAGCTTCAGTTCGAGGCCGCGCTGCGGCCGCGGAAGCTCGGCGACTTCACCGGCCAGGAGAAGGTGAAGGAGCTGCTTTCGGTGACGATCGAGGCGGCCCGGCTGCGCGGCGAGGCGATGGACCATGTGCTGCTGATCGGGCCGCCGGGGCTCGGCAAGACGACGCTGGCGCACATCATCGCCGCCGAGCTCGGCGTGCCGATTGATCTTTCCAGCGGTCCGCTGCTCCAGCGCAAGATCGACCTCACCGGCATCCTCACCAATCTCCGCCAGCGCCAGGTCTTCTTCATCGACGAGATCCACCGGCTGATGCCCGACGTCGAAGAAGTGCTGTACTCGGCGCTCGAGGACTTCCGCATCGACGTCGTCATCGGCCAGGGCCCCGGCGCGCGCACGCACTCGCTGCCGCTGAACCGCTTCACCGGCGTCGGCGCCACGACGCGGCAGGGGCTGCTGAGCGCGCCCCTGCGCAGCCGCTTCGGGCTCATCCTGTATCTCAAGCATTACGACGTGCCCGAGATGACGCGCATCGTCGAGCGCGCGGCGAGGCTGCTGGAGACGCCGATTGACGGGGACGCGGCCGAGGAGATCGCCCGCCGCAGCCGCGGCACTCCGCGCATCGCCAACCGGCTGCTGAGGCGTGTCCGCGATTATGCGCAGGTGCGCGCCTCGGGCCACATCACGCTGCCGGTGGCGCGCGACGCGCTCGACCTGCTCGAAGTCGACCGCTACGGGCTCGACGAGGTGGACAAGAAGATCATGCTGACGATCCTCGAAAAATACGGCGGCGGGCCCGTGGGACTCGGCACCATCGCCGCCTCCACCGACGAGGAGCCGGACACGATCGAAGAGGTCTACGAGCCCTATCTGATGCAGCTCGGATTTCTGGACCGCACGCCGCGCGGCCGCGTGGCCACGCCCCGCGCCTTTGAGTACTTTGGCGTGCCCTACCGCGCCGGCTGGGGCCAGAACCGCCTGTTCTGA
- a CDS encoding N-acetyltransferase: protein MVYTIERRITPEEYIALLNSSGLGERRPVQDSSAIARMLEHANLLATCWDGETLAGAARCFTDFAYVTYCSDLAVRAEYQRQGVGKELLRTVLRAAPCRIVLLAAPKAVDYYPRIGFTRHPSAWTILPGELR from the coding sequence ATGGTATACACAATCGAGCGCCGGATCACGCCGGAAGAATACATCGCGCTGCTCAACAGCTCCGGACTCGGAGAACGCCGCCCCGTGCAGGACAGCTCTGCCATCGCCAGAATGCTGGAGCACGCCAACCTCCTCGCCACCTGCTGGGACGGTGAGACACTCGCCGGCGCGGCACGCTGCTTCACTGACTTCGCCTACGTCACCTACTGCAGCGATCTCGCCGTCCGCGCCGAATACCAGCGCCAGGGCGTCGGCAAAGAGCTCCTGCGCACCGTGCTCCGCGCCGCCCCATGCCGCATCGTCCTGCTGGCCGCCCCGAAGGCCGTCGATTACTACCCCCGCATCGGCTTCACTCGACACCCGTCCGCCTGGACCATCCTGCCCGGAGAGCTGCGCTGA
- a CDS encoding hydroxypyruvate isomerase, with amino-acid sequence MTRKEFIVSAAAPLAAAAQPAEPRVQRKNRLKQGVCPGVFGRNMPFEERVRHAARLGAHCFDLQGPQNWPIIKKYGLVPTVVPGGGRLTDGCNDKALHEKILAEFRENIPRARKEGVPNVITFSGNRRGKSDEEGLENCYLVLKEAVKIAEDNEVTIVMELLNSKVDHKDYQCDHTAWGVELCKRVNSPRFKLLYDIYHMQIMEGDVIRTIRSNIQYIGHMHTAGNPGRHQFDDTQELNYRGIARAIVDAGYTGYLSHEYSPTTPDPVKTLDEMMTICDV; translated from the coding sequence ATGACACGGAAAGAATTCATCGTCTCCGCGGCTGCGCCCCTGGCGGCGGCCGCGCAACCGGCGGAACCGAGAGTCCAGCGGAAGAACCGGCTGAAGCAGGGCGTCTGCCCGGGCGTCTTCGGGCGGAACATGCCGTTCGAGGAGCGCGTGCGCCACGCGGCGCGGCTGGGCGCGCACTGCTTTGACCTGCAAGGGCCGCAGAACTGGCCGATCATCAAGAAGTACGGCCTGGTGCCGACGGTCGTTCCGGGCGGCGGCCGGCTGACGGACGGCTGCAACGACAAAGCCCTGCACGAGAAAATTCTGGCGGAATTCCGCGAGAATATTCCCCGCGCCAGAAAGGAAGGTGTGCCGAATGTGATCACGTTTTCCGGCAATCGCCGTGGAAAAAGCGATGAGGAGGGGCTGGAAAACTGTTACCTGGTGCTGAAAGAGGCGGTGAAAATCGCTGAAGACAACGAGGTCACCATCGTGATGGAGCTGCTGAACTCCAAGGTGGACCACAAGGACTACCAGTGCGATCACACGGCCTGGGGCGTGGAGCTGTGCAAGCGGGTGAATTCGCCGCGGTTCAAGCTGCTGTACGACATCTACCACATGCAGATCATGGAGGGCGACGTCATCCGCACGATCCGGTCGAACATTCAGTACATCGGCCACATGCACACGGCCGGCAATCCGGGACGGCACCAGTTTGACGACACGCAGGAGCTGAATTACCGCGGCATTGCGCGGGCGATTGTCGATGCCGGCTACACCGGGTATCTCTCGCACGAGTATTCGCCCACGACGCCGGACCCGGTGAAGACGCTGGACGAAATGATGACGATCTGCGACGTATAA
- the gnl gene encoding gluconolactonase: MKRIAAPAMGLAWLALAALAQPPRSYPVLGKIIREDPRLDELLAPDARIEVLATGFDWAEGPVWDRKAGHLLFSDIPKNSIYRWTRQRGVELFLRPSGYTGAADYGREPGSNGLLIDPQGRLILMEHGDRRVARMDPDGGKITLADRYEGKRLNSPNDGALKSNGDLYFTDPPYGLPKGWDDPRRELDFCGVYRWSNWRLTLLTAELSRPNGIAFSPDEKTLYVANSDPRRAIWMAYPVKEDGTLGPGRVFADVTSMVSSDLPGLPDGLKVDTRGNLWATGPGGVHIYAPDGRRLGRIDTGEATANVAWGDDGSTLYITADMYLCRVRTKTRGAGW, translated from the coding sequence ATGAAACGGATCGCTGCGCCCGCAATGGGTCTGGCATGGTTGGCGCTGGCGGCGCTCGCCCAGCCGCCCCGCTCCTATCCCGTGCTCGGCAAAATCATCCGCGAAGATCCCCGTCTGGACGAGCTGCTCGCACCGGACGCAAGAATCGAGGTGCTCGCCACCGGCTTCGACTGGGCCGAAGGCCCGGTGTGGGATCGCAAGGCGGGCCATCTGCTGTTCTCCGACATTCCGAAGAACTCGATCTACCGCTGGACGCGGCAACGGGGCGTGGAGCTCTTCCTCCGGCCCTCGGGCTACACCGGTGCGGCCGACTATGGCCGCGAGCCCGGCAGCAACGGCCTGCTGATCGACCCGCAGGGGCGCCTGATCCTGATGGAGCACGGCGACCGGCGCGTCGCCCGCATGGATCCCGACGGAGGCAAGATCACACTCGCCGACCGCTACGAGGGCAAGCGCCTGAACAGCCCGAACGACGGAGCGCTGAAATCCAATGGCGACCTCTACTTCACCGATCCCCCCTACGGACTGCCCAAAGGCTGGGACGACCCGCGCCGCGAGCTCGACTTCTGCGGCGTCTACCGCTGGTCGAACTGGAGGCTCACGCTTCTCACCGCCGAGTTGAGCCGGCCCAACGGCATCGCTTTCTCGCCCGACGAGAAGACTCTGTACGTGGCCAACAGCGACCCCAGACGCGCCATCTGGATGGCGTACCCGGTGAAGGAAGACGGCACTCTCGGTCCTGGCCGCGTCTTCGCCGATGTGACCTCCATGGTCAGTAGTGACCTGCCTGGCCTGCCCGATGGGCTGAAGGTCGACACCCGCGGCAACCTCTGGGCCACCGGGCCGGGCGGCGTCCACATCTACGCTCCGGACGGCAGGCGGCTTGGACGCATCGACACCGGCGAAGCCACCGCCAATGTCGCCTGGGGCGACGATGGATCCACGCTCTACATCACCGCGGACATGTACCTTTGCCGCGTGAGAACGAAGACCCGCGGCGCCGGATGGTGA
- the thiG gene encoding thiazole synthase, with the protein MDTPFTVAGRTFRSRLMIGTGKYRSFDEMVRCHEASGAEVVTVAVRRVNLTDRSKGSMLDYIDRTKYFILPNTAGCYTVDDAVRTALLAREVGLSNWIKLEVIGDEKTLFPDVFGLVEATKVLVKEGFVVLPYTNDDLITARRLIDAGAAAVMPLAAPIGSGLGIQNYTTLRILREQITEVPLIVDAGVGTASDACIAMEMGFDGVLLNTAVAAARDSVAMAAAMKHAVEAGRLAYLAGRMERRLYASASSPLAGVIR; encoded by the coding sequence ATGGACACGCCGTTCACCGTCGCCGGCCGCACCTTCCGCTCCCGTCTGATGATCGGGACGGGCAAGTACCGCAGCTTCGACGAGATGGTCCGCTGCCATGAAGCCAGCGGGGCGGAGGTGGTCACCGTGGCCGTGCGGCGGGTGAACCTGACGGACCGGTCGAAGGGGTCCATGCTCGACTACATCGACCGGACGAAGTACTTTATCCTGCCGAACACGGCCGGCTGCTACACCGTGGACGATGCCGTGCGCACGGCCCTGCTGGCGCGCGAAGTGGGCCTGTCGAACTGGATCAAGCTGGAGGTCATCGGCGACGAAAAGACGCTGTTTCCCGACGTCTTCGGGCTGGTGGAGGCGACGAAGGTCCTCGTCAAAGAGGGCTTCGTCGTGCTGCCGTACACCAACGACGACCTGATCACCGCGCGCCGCCTCATCGACGCCGGCGCCGCCGCGGTGATGCCGCTGGCTGCCCCGATCGGCAGCGGCCTGGGCATCCAGAACTACACCACCCTTCGCATCCTGCGCGAGCAGATCACCGAAGTGCCGCTGATTGTCGACGCCGGCGTGGGCACGGCTTCCGACGCCTGCATCGCCATGGAGATGGGCTTTGACGGCGTGCTGCTGAACACCGCCGTCGCCGCCGCGCGCGACAGCGTGGCCATGGCGGCGGCCATGAAGCACGCGGTGGAGGCCGGCCGGCTCGCCTACCTGGCCGGAAGGATGGAGCGGCGCCTGTATGCGAGCGCGAGCTCGCCGCTTGCCGGCGTGATCCGCTGA
- a CDS encoding oxidoreductase → MQTNRRRFLSMAAAPAILQGSPASTAANDRPVFGVIGAGGRGRYLARYFARLGAECAAVCDVREDCLQEALKDFPNAKTYYHHEELLAHKGIDFTISSGPDHWHCAHLIDSLNAGKDVYAEKPLSKTLHESAVMVEAVRRSGRIVQVGMQRRSAPGLIKAKEMVDGGILGRITMVKAKWHWNTARPLNNDPFPGKVDWERFLGSAPKRPMEPRRLRHWRWFRDYAGGNMTDQGTHLMDVVQWFTNSPPPRSAVAMGFVAKNEGAEHPEVFSATFDYGRFLACWELNYCNDFDDSWSILFMGDEGTMLLNDSGVTVWKEPWKNNRTPVYEDKSPIPIETHIQNFLDCIRTRKQPNCTVEIGQRAVAGPHLANIAMDLGRAVRLADDLVTVS, encoded by the coding sequence ATGCAAACCAACCGCCGCCGCTTCCTGTCGATGGCCGCCGCTCCCGCCATCCTGCAGGGCTCTCCCGCCTCCACCGCTGCCAATGACCGGCCCGTCTTCGGAGTGATCGGCGCCGGGGGCCGGGGCCGCTATCTGGCGCGATACTTCGCCAGGCTCGGCGCCGAGTGCGCCGCCGTCTGCGATGTGCGCGAGGATTGCCTCCAGGAGGCGCTGAAGGACTTCCCGAACGCGAAGACCTACTACCATCACGAGGAACTGCTGGCGCACAAGGGGATCGATTTCACCATCTCTTCCGGGCCCGACCACTGGCACTGCGCCCATCTGATCGACTCGCTGAACGCCGGCAAGGACGTCTATGCCGAAAAGCCGCTGTCGAAAACGCTGCACGAGAGCGCTGTCATGGTGGAGGCCGTGCGCCGCAGCGGCCGGATCGTCCAGGTGGGCATGCAGCGGCGCAGCGCCCCGGGCCTGATCAAGGCCAAGGAGATGGTCGACGGCGGCATTCTCGGCCGGATCACAATGGTCAAAGCCAAGTGGCACTGGAACACGGCCCGGCCGCTGAACAACGACCCCTTCCCCGGCAAGGTGGACTGGGAGCGCTTCCTCGGTTCGGCGCCGAAACGCCCCATGGAGCCGCGCCGTCTCCGTCACTGGCGCTGGTTCCGCGACTATGCCGGCGGCAACATGACCGACCAGGGCACTCATCTGATGGACGTCGTGCAGTGGTTCACCAACAGCCCGCCGCCGCGCTCGGCCGTGGCCATGGGCTTCGTGGCCAAGAACGAGGGCGCCGAACATCCCGAGGTCTTCAGCGCCACCTTCGACTACGGGCGCTTCCTCGCCTGCTGGGAGCTGAACTACTGCAATGATTTCGACGATAGCTGGTCCATCCTCTTCATGGGCGACGAAGGCACAATGCTGCTGAACGACTCGGGCGTCACCGTGTGGAAGGAGCCCTGGAAGAACAACCGCACGCCGGTGTATGAAGACAAGTCGCCGATCCCCATTGAGACCCACATCCAGAACTTCCTCGACTGCATCCGCACCCGGAAGCAGCCGAACTGCACCGTGGAAATCGGCCAGCGGGCGGTGGCCGGCCCGCATCTGGCCAACATCGCGATGGACCTGGGACGGGCCGTGCGCCTGGCCGACGACCTGGTCACCGTATCCTGA
- the pyrC gene encoding dihydroorotase has translation MVKKLLIRNGRVICPASGIDSVADVLIEDGRVAAVGEQLSAPGAETLDAAGLVVAPGFIDIHVHLREPGFTHAETIATGSRAAAAGGFTTVCCMPNTNPVNDSATVTAYIVEKARREAVVHVFPIGAITRGSEGEELAAIGSMVAAGAVAISDDGRPVMNARVMRRAMETARVLDIPVIQHCEDLHLSAGGDMHECADSVRLGLRGIPAAAEDVMVARDLLLAELTGARYHVAHISTKNAVAMVAWARRQGLPVTCEATPHHIALDTGQMRPYDSNFKMKPPLRGPEHVEAVIQGIVSGAVDCLATDHAPHAGDDKMQEFERCPFGIIGLETALGVALEVLVHSGRISLNRLVALFTSEPARVIGWKGDQARGALKPGYSGDVTIFHPEYPWTYDVKNSFSKSSNTPFNGRTFRGGPIVTIVSGEIVWKAPGF, from the coding sequence GTGGTGAAGAAGCTGCTCATCCGCAATGGAAGGGTGATCTGCCCGGCGTCGGGCATCGACTCGGTGGCGGACGTGCTCATCGAGGACGGACGCGTCGCCGCCGTGGGCGAGCAGTTGAGCGCGCCCGGCGCGGAAACGCTGGACGCCGCCGGTCTCGTCGTCGCGCCTGGCTTCATCGACATCCACGTGCACCTGCGCGAGCCGGGCTTCACCCACGCCGAGACCATCGCCACCGGCTCGCGCGCCGCCGCCGCCGGCGGCTTCACCACCGTCTGCTGCATGCCGAACACCAACCCGGTGAACGATTCGGCGACGGTGACCGCCTACATCGTCGAAAAGGCGCGCCGCGAGGCCGTCGTGCACGTCTTCCCCATCGGCGCCATCACCCGGGGCAGCGAGGGCGAGGAGCTGGCCGCCATCGGCTCCATGGTCGCCGCCGGCGCCGTCGCCATCAGCGACGACGGCCGACCGGTAATGAACGCGCGCGTCATGCGGCGCGCCATGGAGACCGCGCGCGTCCTCGACATCCCGGTCATCCAGCACTGCGAGGACCTGCACCTCTCCGCCGGCGGCGACATGCACGAATGCGCCGACAGCGTGCGGCTGGGCCTGCGCGGCATCCCGGCGGCGGCCGAGGACGTCATGGTGGCGCGCGATCTCCTGCTGGCCGAGCTCACCGGCGCTCGCTACCACGTGGCTCACATCTCGACAAAGAACGCGGTCGCGATGGTGGCCTGGGCGCGCCGTCAGGGCCTGCCGGTGACCTGCGAGGCCACGCCGCACCACATCGCGCTCGACACCGGCCAGATGCGCCCCTACGATTCCAACTTCAAGATGAAGCCACCCCTGCGCGGGCCGGAGCACGTGGAGGCCGTCATCCAGGGCATCGTCTCCGGCGCCGTCGATTGTCTCGCCACCGATCACGCCCCGCACGCCGGCGACGACAAGATGCAGGAGTTCGAGCGCTGCCCGTTCGGCATCATCGGGCTGGAAACGGCCCTTGGCGTGGCCCTGGAGGTGCTGGTGCACAGCGGCCGCATCAGCCTCAACCGGCTGGTGGCGCTGTTTACCAGCGAGCCGGCGCGCGTCATCGGCTGGAAAGGCGACCAGGCCCGTGGCGCACTCAAGCCCGGCTATTCCGGCGATGTCACCATCTTCCACCCGGAATACCCCTGGACCTACGACGTGAAGAATTCGTTTTCGAAAAGCTCGAACACGCCCTTCAACGGGCGCACATTCCGCGGCGGTCCCATCGTCACCATCGTCAGCGGCGAGATCGTCTGGAAAGCGCCCGGCTTCTGA